Proteins from a genomic interval of Pseudomonas silesiensis:
- a CDS encoding peptide ABC transporter ATP-binding protein yields MAVVLTARNLTRHYEVSRGLFKGHATVRALNGVSFELEAGKTLAVVGESGCGKSTLARALTLIEEPSSGSLKIAGQEVAGADKAQRKQLRKDVQMVFQSPYASLNPRQKVGDQLAEPLLINTNLSAAERREKVQAMMKQVGLRPEHYQRYPHMFSGGQRQRIALARAMMLQPKVLVADEPTSALDVSIQAQVLNLFMDLQQEFNTAYVFISHNLAVVRHVADHVMVMYLGRPVEMGPKEDIYTRPLHPYTQALLSATPTIHPDPDKPKIKIVGELPNPLNPPSGCAFHKRCPYATERCSTEEPALRLLDSRQVACHYAEQFLDGAA; encoded by the coding sequence ATGGCCGTCGTACTTACCGCCCGCAACCTGACCCGTCACTACGAAGTGTCCCGCGGACTGTTCAAGGGCCACGCTACCGTGCGCGCCCTGAACGGAGTGTCGTTCGAACTGGAAGCCGGCAAGACCCTCGCCGTCGTCGGCGAATCGGGTTGCGGCAAATCCACCCTGGCCCGTGCCCTGACCCTGATCGAGGAGCCGTCCTCCGGTTCCTTGAAAATCGCCGGCCAGGAAGTCGCCGGCGCCGACAAGGCCCAGCGCAAGCAATTGCGCAAAGACGTGCAGATGGTGTTCCAGAGCCCGTACGCCTCGTTGAACCCGCGGCAGAAAGTCGGTGATCAGCTGGCCGAACCGCTGCTGATCAATACCAATCTTTCAGCGGCTGAGCGCCGTGAAAAAGTCCAGGCGATGATGAAGCAGGTGGGCTTGCGTCCTGAGCACTACCAACGTTATCCGCACATGTTCTCCGGCGGTCAGCGCCAGCGGATCGCCCTGGCCCGGGCGATGATGCTGCAACCGAAAGTGCTGGTGGCGGACGAACCGACTTCGGCGCTGGACGTGTCGATCCAGGCCCAAGTGCTGAACCTGTTCATGGACCTGCAGCAGGAGTTCAACACCGCCTACGTGTTCATCTCCCACAACCTGGCGGTGGTGCGGCACGTGGCCGATCACGTGATGGTGATGTACCTCGGCCGCCCGGTGGAAATGGGCCCCAAGGAAGACATCTACACCCGTCCTCTGCACCCCTATACCCAGGCGCTGTTGTCGGCGACCCCGACCATTCACCCGGATCCGGACAAGCCGAAAATCAAGATCGTCGGCGAATTGCCCAACCCGCTGAACCCACCGTCAGGCTGTGCTTTCCATAAGCGCTGCCCTTACGCGACCGAGCGTTGCAGCACTGAAGAGCCAGCCCTGCGCCTGCTGGACAGCCGGCAGGTAGCGTGCCACTACGCCGAGCAATTCCTCGACGGCGCGGCATAA
- a CDS encoding ABC transporter ATP-binding protein, with product MSLLEIKNLNVRFGDKNAVPVVDGLDITVDKGEVLAIVGESGSGKSVTMMALMGLIEHPGIVTADALNFDGKNMLKLSNRQRRQIVGKDLAMVFQDPMTALNPSYTVGFQIEEVLRLHLKMSGKQARARAIELLEKVEIPGAASRMNAYPHQLSGGMSQRVAIAMAIAGEPKLLIADEPTTALDVTIQAQIMDLLLALQKEQNMGLVLITHDLAVVAETAQRVCVMYAGQAVEVGQVPQLFDIPAHPYSEALLKAIPEHSLGAARLSTLPGIVPGRYDRPQGCLLSPRCPYVQENCRTQRPALDPKSHSLARCFYPLNQEVA from the coding sequence ATGTCACTGTTGGAAATCAAGAATCTCAACGTTCGCTTCGGCGACAAGAACGCCGTTCCGGTGGTCGACGGGCTCGATATCACCGTGGACAAGGGCGAAGTGCTGGCCATCGTTGGCGAATCGGGTTCCGGTAAATCCGTGACCATGATGGCGCTGATGGGCCTGATCGAACATCCAGGGATCGTCACCGCCGACGCCCTGAATTTCGACGGCAAGAACATGCTCAAGCTGAGCAACCGCCAGCGCCGGCAAATCGTCGGCAAAGACCTGGCCATGGTGTTCCAGGACCCGATGACCGCGCTGAACCCGAGCTACACCGTCGGTTTCCAGATCGAAGAAGTGCTGCGCCTGCACCTGAAAATGTCTGGCAAGCAAGCCCGCGCCCGCGCCATCGAACTGCTGGAAAAAGTTGAAATACCCGGCGCCGCCAGCCGCATGAATGCCTACCCGCATCAACTGTCCGGCGGCATGAGCCAGCGCGTTGCGATCGCCATGGCGATTGCCGGCGAACCGAAACTGCTGATCGCCGACGAACCGACCACGGCGCTGGATGTGACCATTCAGGCGCAGATCATGGACCTGCTGCTGGCCCTGCAGAAAGAGCAGAACATGGGCCTGGTGCTGATCACCCACGACCTCGCGGTCGTGGCCGAAACCGCCCAGCGCGTGTGCGTGATGTACGCGGGGCAAGCGGTGGAAGTCGGTCAGGTGCCACAACTGTTCGACATCCCGGCACACCCGTACAGCGAAGCACTGCTCAAGGCGATTCCGGAACACAGCCTGGGCGCCGCGCGCCTGTCGACACTGCCGGGCATCGTCCCCGGTCGTTACGACCGACCGCAAGGCTGCCTGCTGTCGCCGCGCTGCCCGTACGTGCAGGAGAACTGCCGCACGCAACGTCCGGCCCTTGACCCGAAAAGCCACAGCCTCGCCCGCTGCTTCTACCCGCTGAATCAGGAGGTGGCGTAA